In Aquiflexum balticum DSM 16537, a single genomic region encodes these proteins:
- a CDS encoding sterol desaturase family protein gives MKKIGRLDKPDNYGSAKMFDNPILERFSRTHIMVPITMFFTISSVSLFYGVTTTEIKFATGLLVLFIGIISFTFVEYMMHKYFFHMERDTPTKDKLQYSVHGVHHDYPKDKDRLAMPPFVSAFYSLVFYLVFKLIMGAYVLYFLPGFLIGYSAYLGVHYIVHAYQPPKNFLKVLWVNHAIHHYKNPDVAFGVSSPLWDYILGTMPKNEK, from the coding sequence TTGAAAAAAATCGGAAGATTGGATAAGCCCGATAATTATGGTTCGGCAAAGATGTTTGATAACCCAATCCTTGAAAGATTTTCCAGAACCCATATAATGGTTCCGATTACGATGTTTTTTACTATTTCAAGTGTTTCACTTTTTTATGGTGTTACGACCACGGAGATCAAATTTGCTACGGGTTTACTGGTGCTTTTTATAGGGATCATTTCTTTTACATTTGTGGAATATATGATGCATAAATATTTCTTCCACATGGAAAGGGATACGCCTACCAAAGATAAACTGCAATACTCAGTCCACGGAGTTCACCATGACTATCCAAAAGATAAAGACAGACTGGCTATGCCGCCTTTTGTAAGCGCATTTTATTCTTTGGTGTTTTATTTGGTATTTAAGTTAATCATGGGTGCTTATGTTTTGTATTTTCTTCCGGGATTTTTGATAGGATACTCAGCCTACCTTGGGGTACATTATATAGTTCATGCGTATCAGCCACCAAAAAATTTCCTGAAGGTCCTTTGGGTCAACCATGCCATTCACCATTACAAAAATCCGGATGTTGCATTTGGGGTGAGTTCTCCATTATGGGATTATATTTTGGGGACTATGCCCAAAAATGAAAAATAA
- a CDS encoding PQQ-dependent sugar dehydrogenase produces MKKLKYLSFFLAGGLFLFASCTGKEVSETESEPSPFAIDTEKLTIRIDTLFTDFESPWGMTWLPDGRMLVTERKGEILVFKDDKFTGEKLTGVPAVSEVNQAGLLDITIHPDYKNNGWIYMSYSRPKGEGEVLVISRAKLNGNALENLEEIFVCNPEWKGGRHFGSRIVFDKDNYLFFSNGDKGSRPQNAQELDNDHGKIHRIHDDGRIPTDNPFVNTAGASPSIWTYGNRNPQGMIYDKANDRIWAVEHGPKGGDELNLIEKGKNYGWPVISYGINYDGTILTELTEKEGMEQPVTYWVPSIATCGMTLVTSDKYPEWKGNLLVAGLAGQQIARVELDGTTKVGEETLLKDIGRVRQVSESPDGYIYAMTEATGLLVKLIPQR; encoded by the coding sequence ATGAAAAAATTAAAATATCTCTCTTTTTTTCTGGCAGGTGGATTATTTCTTTTCGCTTCTTGTACTGGAAAAGAAGTATCCGAAACTGAATCAGAGCCATCTCCATTTGCCATAGATACCGAAAAATTAACAATAAGAATCGATACTTTATTCACGGATTTTGAAAGTCCTTGGGGAATGACGTGGTTACCGGACGGCAGAATGCTCGTCACGGAGAGAAAAGGTGAAATCCTGGTTTTCAAGGATGATAAATTCACGGGTGAAAAACTAACTGGTGTACCGGCTGTTTCCGAAGTAAACCAAGCTGGTTTATTGGATATCACCATCCACCCGGATTATAAAAATAATGGCTGGATCTATATGTCTTATTCAAGACCTAAAGGAGAAGGTGAAGTTTTGGTTATTTCAAGAGCAAAACTAAATGGCAATGCGCTGGAAAATTTGGAAGAAATCTTTGTGTGCAATCCTGAATGGAAAGGCGGAAGGCACTTTGGTTCCAGAATAGTCTTCGATAAAGACAACTATCTCTTTTTCTCAAACGGAGACAAAGGTTCAAGACCCCAAAACGCCCAGGAATTGGACAATGATCATGGAAAAATCCATAGAATCCACGATGATGGACGTATTCCAACCGATAACCCATTTGTAAATACTGCTGGAGCCTCTCCTTCTATTTGGACATATGGCAACAGAAATCCACAGGGTATGATTTATGACAAAGCAAATGACAGAATCTGGGCAGTAGAACATGGCCCAAAAGGTGGTGATGAGCTTAACTTGATCGAAAAAGGAAAAAATTATGGCTGGCCGGTGATTTCCTACGGAATCAACTATGACGGGACAATTCTGACAGAATTGACCGAAAAAGAAGGAATGGAACAGCCTGTCACTTATTGGGTACCATCCATAGCTACCTGTGGAATGACACTGGTAACTTCTGACAAATATCCTGAATGGAAAGGTAATTTACTGGTAGCAGGCTTGGCTGGACAGCAAATTGCAAGGGTAGAACTTGATGGCACGACTAAAGTTGGTGAAGAAACTCTTTTGAAGGATATTGGACGGGTCAGACAAGTGTCTGAAAGTCCTGATGGCTATATCTATGCAATGACAGAAGCTACTGGCTTATTGGTCAAGCTGATTCCCCAAAGGTAA
- a CDS encoding glycoside hydrolase family 3 N-terminal domain-containing protein, whose translation MRVKVWSILVAVFIFFQSDAVMGLEISGEKDLDMGKDPFLSLDENLQMAWVDSVFENQSFEDRLGQLFMVAAYSNKDERHKNDLARLITEHNIGGLIFFQGGPVRQANLTNYFQTISKVPLFIAMDAEWGVSMRLDSVITFPKAMTLGALPDDDLIYEMGKEIAFQFKELGMHINFAPVVDVNSNPNNPVIGYRAFGEEKRLVARKSVAYMKGLQDHGVIANAKHFPGHGDTESDSHYTLPVIRHSETRIKDIDLYPYRELIDNDLMSVMVAHLHIPSLDSERNKATSLSKYVVSDLLKRQMNFDGLVFTDALNMKGVSGFIKPGEVELAALLAGNDVLVFSQDVPKAKSLILQAIAEGKISQEEVDERIRKILRAKYWAGLGRVEKIETNNLVKRLNSPSAELLTEKLYAKAITVTANKDDFLPIRQLDLKKLASLTIGGNGQEFQKKLDKYAKFEHFQIGKGADAGSLENIQKKLKDFDTVIIGVMGISNSPSRSFGVTMTDFNFLKKLGEEKNVVLVTFGNAYASKYVPELPYNILAYENNTFTQRIVPEVIFGARDAHGILPVSLNLSIRAGAGGYLPGMGRLSYSIPESQGMDSKILARIDTVMEISIRKRAFPGGVVLVAKNGQIVFEKAYGHYDYSKSKEVTTETVYDLASITKVLATTQAVMFLASRGVIDMDKPIGRYIPELRNTNKGDLILKDILAHEAGLVAFIPHYAKTVEAGNWKSEFYRPKAEPGYSLPVSNDMFALNSLRDSLWIWTVNSDLRKPEPGRRKYSYVYSDLTMYLMQALVETMTNQPLDEFLDQNLYAPLGLHTMAFNPLKKYSKELVAPTEDDITFRKRLIQGYVHDPGAAMYGGVAGHAGLFGKANDLAVMMQMMLNGGKYADVNIFDEDTVNEFTKRQSTQSRRGWGWDKPEPEKGKGGSAGVLAPKSTFGHTGFTGTCVWADPDNDLIFVFLSNRVHPDANNNTLLKDAVRPEIHDIIYQAMRSNVQQKGFWNLME comes from the coding sequence ATGCGCGTAAAAGTTTGGAGTATTCTGGTTGCGGTTTTTATTTTTTTTCAGTCAGATGCTGTGATGGGTTTGGAAATTTCAGGCGAAAAAGACCTGGATATGGGAAAAGATCCATTTTTGTCTTTGGACGAAAACCTGCAGATGGCCTGGGTGGACAGTGTTTTTGAAAATCAAAGTTTTGAGGACCGCTTGGGGCAGCTATTTATGGTAGCGGCATATTCCAATAAAGATGAAAGGCATAAAAATGACCTTGCCCGCTTGATTACAGAGCACAATATCGGAGGCTTGATTTTTTTTCAAGGTGGTCCTGTAAGGCAGGCTAATCTGACCAATTATTTCCAGACCATAAGTAAAGTTCCGCTATTCATAGCCATGGATGCGGAGTGGGGTGTAAGCATGCGATTGGACTCGGTGATTACTTTTCCAAAAGCTATGACGTTGGGGGCTTTGCCTGATGATGATCTCATTTATGAAATGGGAAAGGAAATCGCCTTCCAGTTTAAGGAGTTGGGTATGCATATTAATTTTGCCCCTGTTGTAGATGTTAATTCCAATCCCAACAATCCTGTCATAGGTTATAGGGCTTTTGGGGAAGAAAAGAGGTTGGTGGCAAGAAAATCCGTCGCATATATGAAAGGTCTTCAGGACCATGGTGTGATTGCGAATGCAAAGCATTTTCCGGGTCATGGGGATACGGAGTCTGATTCCCATTATACTTTGCCGGTTATCCGGCATTCTGAGACCAGGATCAAGGATATTGATCTCTATCCCTACAGAGAGTTGATTGACAATGACCTGATGAGTGTGATGGTGGCTCATTTGCATATTCCAAGCCTGGACAGTGAAAGAAACAAGGCCACCTCACTTTCCAAATATGTAGTCAGCGATCTGCTCAAAAGGCAGATGAACTTCGATGGACTTGTGTTTACGGATGCCCTGAATATGAAAGGTGTCAGTGGATTTATAAAGCCTGGGGAAGTGGAGTTGGCAGCCCTTTTGGCCGGGAATGATGTTTTGGTTTTTTCCCAGGATGTGCCAAAAGCAAAATCTTTGATTCTTCAGGCCATTGCCGAAGGGAAAATATCTCAGGAAGAGGTAGATGAAAGAATAAGGAAAATTCTCAGAGCCAAATATTGGGCAGGGTTGGGCAGGGTAGAAAAAATTGAAACCAATAACCTGGTAAAAAGGCTCAATTCTCCATCGGCAGAGCTATTGACTGAAAAATTATATGCCAAAGCAATCACAGTAACTGCCAATAAAGATGATTTTCTTCCCATAAGACAATTGGACCTTAAGAAGCTGGCTTCCTTGACCATAGGAGGTAATGGTCAGGAATTTCAGAAAAAACTGGATAAATATGCAAAATTTGAACATTTCCAGATAGGAAAAGGGGCGGATGCCGGAAGTCTTGAAAACATCCAAAAAAAGCTCAAAGATTTTGATACGGTTATCATAGGAGTTATGGGAATTTCTAACAGTCCCTCTCGTAGTTTCGGGGTGACCATGACAGATTTTAATTTTCTCAAAAAATTGGGAGAAGAGAAAAACGTTGTTTTGGTGACTTTTGGCAATGCTTATGCATCCAAGTATGTACCCGAATTGCCTTATAATATTTTGGCTTATGAAAACAATACGTTTACTCAAAGAATTGTTCCTGAAGTTATTTTTGGGGCAAGGGATGCACATGGGATTTTGCCGGTTTCCCTTAACCTGAGCATTAGGGCAGGGGCAGGTGGTTATTTACCGGGAATGGGGAGACTTTCCTACAGTATTCCGGAAAGTCAGGGCATGGACAGTAAAATTTTGGCCCGGATAGATACTGTGATGGAAATCAGTATTAGAAAGAGAGCTTTTCCGGGAGGAGTCGTTTTAGTGGCAAAAAATGGGCAGATAGTTTTTGAAAAAGCCTATGGACACTATGATTATAGTAAATCCAAAGAAGTGACTACAGAAACGGTCTACGATTTGGCTTCGATCACAAAAGTGCTGGCCACTACTCAGGCAGTTATGTTTTTGGCAAGCCGTGGGGTGATTGATATGGATAAGCCTATTGGAAGATATATCCCCGAATTAAGAAATACGAACAAAGGGGATTTGATTTTGAAGGATATTCTGGCCCATGAGGCCGGTCTGGTAGCATTTATTCCGCATTATGCCAAAACCGTGGAAGCAGGTAATTGGAAAAGTGAATTTTATAGACCAAAGGCAGAACCAGGATATTCTTTACCAGTCTCCAACGATATGTTTGCTCTAAATTCATTGAGAGATAGTTTATGGATTTGGACGGTAAATTCAGATCTCAGAAAACCTGAACCGGGACGAAGGAAATACAGCTATGTCTATTCCGATCTTACCATGTATCTGATGCAGGCTTTGGTAGAGACAATGACCAACCAGCCCTTGGATGAATTTTTGGACCAAAACCTTTATGCACCCTTGGGCTTACATACTATGGCATTTAATCCGCTTAAAAAGTATTCCAAAGAATTGGTGGCTCCGACAGAAGATGATATTACATTCAGAAAACGGCTTATCCAAGGATATGTTCATGATCCCGGCGCTGCGATGTATGGCGGAGTCGCGGGACACGCCGGTTTATTCGGGAAAGCCAATGATTTGGCAGTGATGATGCAAATGATGCTCAACGGTGGGAAATATGCCGATGTGAATATATTTGATGAAGACACCGTAAATGAATTTACCAAAAGACAATCGACTCAAAGCAGAAGAGGTTGGGGTTGGGATAAACCTGAACCCGAAAAAGGGAAAGGTGGGAGCGCAGGGGTTTTGGCACCCAAAAGCACTTTTGGACATACAGGTTTTACAGGTACCTGTGTATGGGCAGATCCGGACAATGATTTGATCTTTGTTTTTCTCTCCAACAGGGTTCACCCTGATGCCAATAACAATACCTTGCTCAAAGATGCTGTAAGGCCCGAAATCCACGATATTATTTACCAAGCAATGAGAAGTAATGTACAACAAAAAGGATTTTGGAATTTAATGGAATAG
- the bshA gene encoding N-acetyl-alpha-D-glucosaminyl L-malate synthase BshA — MKIGIVCYPTFGGSGVVATELGKALAKEGHQIHFITYSQPTRLDFFNQNLFYHEVDIKSYPLFDHAPYELALASKMVNVVIYENLDLLHVHYAIPHASAAYMAKQILKERGIYIPVVTTLHGTDITLVGKDPSYEPVVTFSINHSDTVTAVSEDLKKATFEHFDIKKEIVVIPNFIDLERFKKQKKEHFKLAICPHGEKLLVHTSNFRKVKRVEDVIRVFYEVRKQIPAKLLLVGDGPERDKMERLCRELGTCDDIRFLGKLEAVEEVLSVADLFLMPSEKESFGLAALEAMACEVPVLSSNAGGIPELNIDGETGFTCEIGDVKEMTKKALEILDDRNLPGFKKRALERAKKFDISNILPLYENVYHQTIEKSRQFAV; from the coding sequence ATGAAAATTGGGATTGTTTGTTACCCGACCTTTGGAGGAAGTGGTGTCGTTGCTACAGAGTTGGGTAAGGCCCTGGCTAAAGAAGGGCATCAGATTCATTTTATCACTTATAGTCAGCCGACCCGGCTTGACTTTTTCAATCAGAATCTTTTTTACCATGAAGTGGATATTAAAAGTTATCCCTTATTTGATCATGCCCCGTATGAATTGGCACTAGCCAGTAAAATGGTAAATGTTGTCATTTACGAAAACCTTGACCTCTTGCATGTTCACTATGCCATACCTCATGCCTCTGCGGCCTACATGGCAAAGCAGATTTTGAAGGAAAGAGGAATTTATATTCCTGTGGTGACCACCTTACATGGTACCGATATTACTTTGGTCGGAAAAGATCCGAGTTATGAACCTGTGGTAACATTCAGTATAAATCATTCCGATACCGTCACTGCTGTATCGGAAGACTTGAAGAAAGCCACTTTCGAACATTTTGATATCAAAAAGGAGATTGTTGTTATTCCCAATTTCATTGACCTTGAAAGGTTCAAAAAACAAAAGAAAGAGCATTTCAAATTGGCAATTTGTCCGCATGGAGAAAAACTTCTTGTACATACCTCCAATTTCAGAAAAGTAAAAAGGGTAGAGGACGTCATTAGGGTATTCTATGAAGTGAGGAAGCAGATTCCTGCCAAACTCCTTTTGGTCGGTGATGGACCGGAAAGAGATAAAATGGAACGGCTTTGCAGAGAATTGGGTACATGTGACGATATCAGGTTTCTTGGAAAGCTTGAGGCAGTAGAGGAGGTACTTTCAGTGGCGGATTTATTTTTGATGCCATCGGAAAAGGAAAGTTTTGGTCTTGCAGCATTGGAAGCAATGGCATGTGAGGTTCCGGTATTAAGTTCCAATGCCGGCGGGATTCCCGAATTGAATATTGATGGTGAGACGGGTTTCACCTGTGAAATCGGCGATGTGAAAGAAATGACAAAAAAGGCTTTGGAAATATTGGATGACAGAAATCTTCCCGGATTTAAAAAAAGAGCCCTGGAAAGGGCAAAAAAATTCGATATATCTAACATTTTGCCTTTGTACGAAAATGTTTATCATCAGACAATTGAAAAATCAAGACAGTTTGCAGTCTGA
- a CDS encoding dipeptidase, giving the protein MKRTFYVLIATVILMACNEKSEITDYTLLTDEERLTIAKEIAQNTIMVDGHVDLPYRMKVGGFTLQREILDVSVRTDGGNFDFPRSKEGGLDAPFMSIYIPAIYQERGGAKALADSLILMTERLCDTWPDKFAIATSPDDIKRNTEAGKISFPMGMENGAALEDDINNVKYFYDRGIRYITLTHGKDNLIGDSSYDTTRTHGGLSEYGVQVVKEMNKTGIMVDISHVSDNTFYDVMKTTDVPVIASHSSARAFTPGFERNMDDDMIKALGKNGGVIMINFGGSFIDGDYNERSREVREYLVNWLADNGLSRSDSAAQAYIQKYTAENNPFPNVSKVADHIDHVKALVGIDHIGLGSDFDGVGDSLPTGLKDVSMYPNLIAELLKRGYSKEDIEKICYKNIFRVWNKVIAAAG; this is encoded by the coding sequence ATGAAAAGAACATTCTATGTACTTATTGCGACTGTTATCCTCATGGCCTGCAATGAAAAATCTGAAATCACAGATTACACTTTGCTGACCGATGAAGAAAGATTGACCATAGCCAAAGAAATAGCCCAAAACACCATTATGGTAGACGGTCATGTAGACTTGCCTTACAGAATGAAAGTGGGTGGGTTTACCCTTCAAAGGGAAATATTGGATGTATCAGTCAGAACGGACGGGGGTAATTTCGACTTCCCAAGATCAAAGGAAGGTGGTCTGGACGCCCCTTTTATGTCTATATACATTCCTGCCATCTATCAGGAAAGGGGTGGGGCCAAAGCGTTGGCTGACTCACTTATTTTGATGACAGAAAGATTGTGCGATACATGGCCTGATAAATTTGCCATAGCGACCTCTCCTGATGATATCAAAAGAAATACCGAAGCAGGCAAGATCTCATTTCCAATGGGAATGGAAAACGGTGCTGCCTTGGAGGATGATATCAATAATGTCAAATACTTTTATGATAGAGGCATCAGGTACATCACACTTACCCATGGCAAAGACAACCTGATCGGAGATTCATCCTATGATACCACACGAACTCACGGGGGCTTAAGCGAATATGGCGTGCAGGTGGTCAAAGAAATGAACAAGACCGGAATCATGGTAGATATTTCCCACGTGTCTGATAACACCTTCTATGATGTGATGAAAACAACTGACGTTCCTGTTATTGCTTCTCATTCCTCTGCCAGAGCTTTTACTCCTGGTTTTGAAAGAAATATGGATGATGATATGATCAAAGCGTTAGGTAAAAATGGAGGGGTGATCATGATCAACTTCGGCGGGAGTTTTATAGATGGTGACTACAATGAGCGTTCTAGAGAGGTAAGGGAATACCTGGTAAATTGGCTGGCAGATAACGGATTGAGCAGATCGGATTCAGCAGCCCAAGCGTATATTCAAAAATACACTGCTGAAAACAATCCATTCCCCAATGTATCCAAAGTTGCAGATCATATTGACCATGTCAAAGCGCTGGTAGGTATTGACCATATTGGCTTAGGATCTGATTTTGATGGCGTGGGAGATAGCCTTCCAACAGGATTGAAGGATGTTTCCATGTACCCTAACCTGATTGCGGAATTACTCAAAAGAGGTTACTCCAAAGAGGATATCGAGAAAATTTGTTATAAAAACATATTCCGTGTTTGGAATAAGGTGATAGCAGCAGCCGGTTAA
- a CDS encoding NAD(P)-binding domain-containing protein: MTSVSIIGLGWLGLPLAISLKDKGFEVKGSTTSQEKTNELNSKGISTFMLKLLPHPEGRAFLKLFESDILFVNIPPRSRTMPESFHPEQIKFIKSMAVQAGVKKIIYISSTSVYPDLNRELDEGFLLNKENTGNTSLFQAENILLHDRNYDLTIIRFGGLLGVDRIPGKYFSGKSNVVGDSPVNYIHRDDAVGISSWVIENNLWNEIFNGVAPNHPNRKLVYEKNAIDLGFPPPTDYAPVGKSQWKQISSQKIQSTGYQFQIPDPLDFWYL; this comes from the coding sequence ATGACATCTGTTTCAATTATAGGGTTAGGTTGGCTTGGACTGCCACTTGCGATTTCACTCAAGGATAAAGGTTTTGAAGTGAAAGGAAGTACCACAAGTCAAGAAAAAACAAATGAATTGAATTCCAAAGGAATTTCAACCTTTATGCTGAAATTATTGCCGCACCCCGAAGGAAGAGCCTTTTTGAAATTATTTGAATCGGATATATTGTTTGTAAATATTCCTCCAAGAAGCAGAACAATGCCGGAAAGTTTTCATCCTGAACAGATCAAGTTCATCAAGTCCATGGCCGTACAGGCAGGGGTCAAAAAAATAATTTATATCAGTTCTACTTCCGTTTATCCTGACTTAAATAGGGAATTGGATGAAGGTTTTTTATTGAATAAAGAAAATACAGGTAATACTTCTCTTTTTCAGGCTGAAAACATCCTTCTTCATGACAGGAACTATGATTTGACCATTATTAGGTTTGGGGGGCTACTAGGTGTGGATAGAATTCCGGGTAAATATTTTTCAGGTAAATCAAATGTAGTTGGGGACAGTCCAGTCAATTATATCCACAGGGATGACGCTGTGGGCATATCATCTTGGGTAATAGAAAATAATCTTTGGAATGAAATTTTCAATGGAGTAGCGCCAAATCATCCCAATCGGAAACTGGTTTACGAAAAAAATGCTATTGATCTCGGATTTCCGCCTCCTACAGATTATGCACCGGTTGGCAAAAGTCAGTGGAAGCAGATTTCTTCCCAAAAAATCCAGTCAACAGGTTACCAGTTTCAGATTCCGGACCCACTTGATTTTTGGTATTTATAA